GCCTGCTTCGACTCGCCGCCGGCGGGCAGGTGGAACTCGACCGGCACGCCGGTGCTGGTGGCCACGACCGGCACCTTCAGGCCATAAAACCAGCTGCGCTTGCTGGCGCAGCGGCCGTGATAGGCTTTGCCTGTCAAAAGCTTACCGCGCGGAATGCGGGTATTGTGACACACCGCCACGGGAAAGGAGTCCAGCACGTGACGGGCTTCGGGGTGTCGTTGCTTGAACCAGTCGCCTACCAGGGCGAAGAGGGCGTGGAGCGCATCGGCAAGGGCATGCAGGCGGCGGGTGAAGCCATTCTTATCCAGCCGGTTCTGGCCCCAGTGCTGCGCCATGTAGTGTTTGGCCATCACCAGGTTGCCGCCGAAAAAGCGCGTGGCCACCAGCGCCGTCGTGAGCACCTGGGCGTCACGCAGGCGCCGGCTGCCCGTGGCGGGTAGCGTGTTCGCTGGGTGAGTGAACCGGATGATATCG
This genomic stretch from Hymenobacter sp. PAMC 26628 harbors:
- a CDS encoding IS982 family transposase — protein: MREQTVAMYCLLDDIIRFTHPANTLPATGSRRLRDAQVLTTALVATRFFGGNLVMAKHYMAQHWGQNRLDKNGFTRRLHALADALHALFALVGDWFKQRHPEARHVLDSFPVAVCHNTRIPRGKLLTGKAYHGRCASKRSWFYGLKVPVVATSTGVPVEFHLPAGGESKQAGRRGLSLDLPEGSVLYTDAGYTDYVTEDLFNEASGSQQQTARGKNSKRPHHPAQSFLIQYLRKSIETTFSQLTARFPKQIHAVTAQGFALKIALFIFAHTLHQAGL